From a region of the Candidatus Poribacteria bacterium genome:
- a CDS encoding inositol-3-phosphate synthase — MPEIRVAVVGIGNCASSLLQGIEYYRNAKDDEFVPGLMHVKFGPYHVSDVKVVAAFDVDKNKVGLDVADAIFAEINNTIKFSDVPQTGVMVQRGATMDGFAKYYHETVDESTAEVVDVADVLRETQADILINYLPVGSEEATKWYVAQALDADCAVVNCMPVFIAKNDEWRAKFEAAGLPIVGDDIKAQFGATIVHRALAKLMSDRGVKLERTSQLNVGGNMDFKNMLEKERLESKRISKTDAVVSQLNHEVAPKNVYIGPSDYIPFLEDRKWCYLYIEGTEFGDIPVRAEVKLEVWDSPNSAGVAIDAIRCCKIARDRSISGALYGPSAYFMKSPPRQYADAEALAMVEDFIGGR, encoded by the coding sequence ATGCCTGAAATTCGCGTTGCCGTTGTGGGTATCGGAAACTGTGCATCTTCTTTGCTTCAAGGTATTGAATACTATCGAAATGCCAAAGACGATGAGTTCGTTCCCGGTCTGATGCACGTTAAGTTCGGTCCCTACCATGTGAGTGATGTTAAAGTTGTTGCAGCTTTTGATGTCGATAAGAATAAAGTCGGGCTTGATGTTGCCGATGCGATTTTTGCCGAAATTAATAACACCATAAAATTTTCAGATGTGCCGCAGACCGGCGTGATGGTCCAACGTGGTGCCACGATGGATGGATTTGCTAAATACTACCATGAGACAGTCGATGAATCGACTGCTGAAGTCGTTGATGTGGCTGATGTCCTGCGCGAAACGCAAGCCGATATTCTCATTAATTATTTACCTGTTGGCAGCGAGGAAGCGACGAAATGGTATGTGGCGCAGGCGTTGGACGCCGATTGTGCTGTTGTGAATTGTATGCCCGTATTCATTGCGAAAAACGATGAATGGCGTGCAAAGTTTGAAGCGGCAGGCTTGCCCATCGTTGGAGACGATATTAAGGCGCAATTCGGTGCGACCATCGTTCACCGCGCGCTAGCAAAACTGATGAGTGACCGTGGCGTGAAACTTGAACGCACCTCCCAGTTGAACGTCGGCGGGAATATGGATTTCAAGAATATGCTGGAAAAGGAAAGGCTGGAGTCCAAACGTATCTCCAAGACAGATGCAGTGGTTTCCCAACTCAACCATGAGGTTGCGCCAAAAAATGTCTACATTGGTCCTAGCGATTACATACCTTTCCTCGAAGATCGGAAGTGGTGCTATCTCTATATCGAAGGAACGGAATTCGGTGATATTCCTGTCCGAGCTGAGGTCAAATTAGAGGTATGGGATTCGCCCAATTCGGCAGGTGTAGCGATTGATGCAATTCGTTGTTGCAAAATTGCACGAGACCGAAGCATCAGCGGTGCGCTCTATGGTCCAAGTGCCTATTTCATGAAATCGCCGCCGCGTCAGTATGCTGACGCCGAAGCCTTGGCGATGGTGGAAGATTTCATCGGTGGCAGATAA
- a CDS encoding NAD(P)-dependent oxidoreductase translates to MNILITSAASALAQGLASALSGEHQIRLTDLIDVETDLEFVRCDLGHDEATNKLVQGIDTIVHVAQLPPSVLAESNQPENTEIDFQIRCTYNLLMAAVEENVSRAIYASTLHLFDSHDEDWTVTEVWRPRPSTDALILSRYLGEFTCREFAREGHINIACLRLGTLVTAEAAANQPFDSTWLEMNDAIHAFECALNTSGERRWEIYHIQSEFPNSRFFINKAKASLEFNPQFSV, encoded by the coding sequence ATGAATATTCTTATCACCTCGGCTGCTTCTGCTTTAGCGCAAGGATTAGCTAGCGCACTGTCTGGTGAGCATCAGATTCGTTTGACAGATCTGATTGATGTCGAAACTGACCTTGAATTTGTGCGCTGCGACCTTGGGCATGATGAGGCAACAAACAAACTCGTTCAGGGGATAGATACTATTGTGCATGTAGCACAGCTGCCGCCTTCTGTTCTTGCAGAATCCAACCAACCAGAAAACACAGAAATTGACTTTCAGATACGCTGCACCTACAATCTCCTGATGGCAGCGGTTGAAGAAAACGTTTCCCGCGCAATCTACGCAAGCACCCTTCACCTCTTCGATTCGCATGACGAAGATTGGACGGTCACTGAAGTATGGCGTCCACGTCCATCAACGGACGCGTTAATTCTATCAAGATATCTCGGCGAGTTTACCTGTCGAGAATTCGCCCGCGAAGGACACATAAACATCGCTTGTCTCCGACTCGGCACACTAGTCACGGCAGAGGCAGCGGCGAATCAACCGTTTGACTCGACATGGCTTGAGATGAACGATGCAATCCACGCTTTTGAATGCGCCCTCAACACCTCCGGTGAAAGAAGGTGGGAAATCTATCATATCCAGTCAGAGTTCCCCAATTCGCGCTTTTTCATCAACAAAGCAAAAGCATCGCTCGAATTTAACCCGCAATTTTCGGTATAG
- a CDS encoding NAD(P)-dependent oxidoreductase, giving the protein MKVLILGGHGYLGPHVEKALEPYYQLRITDIKPIDTKHESMQVDVSSLDDVMRAAEGMDAIINCSVLRHDRQLAFDVSTRGCYNAMRAAVEHGIRRVINTGPHFTITGPTYEHYDYEIDPDVPPQPGTGLYPITKGLGQEICKVFTENYDIYVLCYLFYNFRPDDDPAEGTDFTPFSVSWRDAGESFRLGLEIDLDTLPSRCEVFSIFTDLPHQRFTNHKAKRILGFAPRDRFEKIWHKKREA; this is encoded by the coding sequence ATGAAGGTATTGATTCTGGGTGGACACGGTTATCTCGGACCCCATGTTGAAAAAGCGTTGGAGCCATACTACCAACTCCGCATTACGGATATCAAACCGATTGACACAAAGCATGAATCAATGCAGGTTGATGTCTCATCCTTAGACGATGTCATGCGAGCAGCAGAAGGGATGGATGCAATCATTAACTGCTCTGTCCTTCGTCATGACCGACAGCTCGCTTTCGACGTAAGCACACGCGGTTGCTATAACGCAATGCGAGCAGCAGTTGAACACGGTATCCGACGGGTTATCAACACAGGACCGCATTTTACAATCACAGGTCCAACTTACGAACACTACGATTATGAGATAGATCCGGACGTTCCTCCCCAACCGGGGACAGGTTTGTACCCAATCACGAAAGGGCTCGGACAGGAAATCTGTAAAGTCTTCACCGAAAATTACGATATTTACGTCCTCTGTTATCTCTTTTACAACTTTCGTCCTGACGATGATCCGGCTGAAGGCACAGATTTCACCCCATTTTCGGTGTCTTGGCGAGATGCAGGAGAATCGTTCCGTCTCGGCTTAGAAATCGACCTCGACACGCTTCCGTCGCGGTGTGAGGTGTTTAGTATCTTCACCGATCTGCCCCATCAGCGGTTCACTAACCATAAGGCAAAGCGGATTCTCGGCTTCGCTCCACGGGACCGGTTTGAAAAGATATGGCACAAGAAGCGCGAAGCGTGA
- a CDS encoding glycerophosphodiester phosphodiesterase, translated as METKIKILAHRGGLDRAPENTIASFRQAFEDGADAFECDVRLTKDQEPIIVHTGFNENSIQEVTGCTSPLSELNWVDVQKLKVLDSSEPVAHLDEVLSFVKESGLPCFIEPKEDANNLIPLLVERIRQFDLADKVGILTFYSRNELLVQVKQIEPEIQTSAIIINPMVNFLKKAEAIDVNRIAIGWSKINHFRIYNAITHSLIRKVRRLKAKGITVEGGFVQTRRDVEWLLRHEIGGLWVDDVPKIRGFAGV; from the coding sequence ATGGAAACTAAAATCAAAATACTCGCCCATCGCGGCGGGCTAGACCGTGCCCCCGAAAATACAATCGCTTCCTTCAGGCAAGCGTTTGAGGATGGCGCAGATGCCTTTGAATGTGATGTCCGCCTGACCAAAGATCAGGAACCGATTATCGTCCACACCGGTTTTAATGAGAACAGCATTCAGGAGGTAACGGGCTGCACGTCCCCGTTGAGCGAGTTAAACTGGGTGGATGTCCAAAAACTGAAAGTTCTCGATTCTTCTGAACCGGTTGCACATCTTGACGAGGTACTCTCTTTTGTCAAGGAAAGTGGATTGCCATGCTTCATTGAGCCGAAAGAGGATGCGAACAATCTCATTCCACTCTTAGTCGAGCGCATCCGGCAATTTGACCTCGCCGATAAGGTCGGTATTCTGACCTTCTATTCGCGTAACGAATTGCTGGTCCAAGTAAAACAGATCGAGCCTGAAATTCAGACGAGCGCAATTATCATCAATCCGATGGTGAACTTCCTCAAGAAGGCGGAGGCTATTGACGTGAACAGAATTGCTATCGGTTGGAGTAAAATTAATCATTTTCGTATCTATAATGCTATCACGCATTCATTGATTCGGAAGGTTAGACGCCTCAAAGCAAAAGGTATCACTGTTGAGGGCGGATTTGTACAGACCCGGCGCGATGTCGAATGGCTGTTGCGGCATGAGATTGGTGGACTGTGGGTAGATGATGTCCCGAAGATTCGAGGCTTTGCAGGGGTGTAG
- a CDS encoding LL-diaminopimelate aminotransferase yields the protein MSTLSKRLNRLPPYMFGKLKQLTHERRQQGIDVIDLGMGNPDRPTPQHIVDKLTEAAQEGRHHRYSASRGIFNLRREVSWYYERRFGVQIDPNHEAISVIGTKEGLSHLALALIDEGDLALVPNPTFPIHIYATVIAGGSVVSLPLREENQFVPSLDEISRDIWPRPKVLILSFPHNPTGAVIELAFFEEIVDFAKRNDIIVIHDLAYADIVFDGYQAPSFLQAKGAKDVGVEFISLSKSYNMAGWRCGFAVGNRELVDALARIKGYYDYGIFAPIQVAAIMALRTDTDIVTANAETYRVRRDVLVEGLNRIGWQVQKPHATMFVWAPIPEPYRHMSSMDFAMKLLDEAEVCVSPGAGFGHNGEGYIRIALVENEDRIRQAVRQIRRALFK from the coding sequence ATGAGCACACTTTCAAAACGACTCAACCGATTACCGCCCTACATGTTTGGCAAACTCAAGCAATTGACCCATGAGAGGCGACAGCAGGGAATTGATGTCATCGATCTGGGGATGGGCAACCCCGACAGACCAACCCCGCAGCACATTGTCGATAAGCTAACCGAAGCTGCCCAAGAAGGCCGCCACCATCGCTACTCTGCATCACGTGGGATTTTCAATCTGCGTCGTGAGGTCAGTTGGTACTATGAACGACGCTTCGGTGTCCAAATCGATCCCAACCATGAAGCAATCTCGGTAATTGGGACTAAAGAGGGACTTTCCCATCTCGCACTCGCATTGATAGATGAAGGTGATCTGGCACTTGTTCCAAACCCAACGTTTCCAATCCATATCTACGCAACTGTCATCGCCGGCGGCAGCGTGGTCAGTCTCCCGTTACGCGAAGAAAATCAGTTTGTGCCGAGCCTCGACGAAATTTCGAGGGATATTTGGCCCAGACCCAAGGTCTTAATCTTGAGCTTCCCGCATAACCCAACCGGAGCAGTGATCGAACTTGCGTTCTTTGAAGAAATCGTCGATTTTGCCAAACGAAACGACATCATCGTTATCCATGACCTCGCATATGCTGACATTGTTTTTGACGGCTATCAGGCACCTAGTTTTTTGCAGGCGAAAGGTGCCAAAGATGTTGGAGTTGAATTTATCTCTTTGTCGAAGTCCTATAACATGGCGGGTTGGCGGTGTGGATTCGCTGTCGGCAACCGCGAGCTAGTTGACGCATTGGCACGAATCAAAGGCTATTATGACTACGGTATCTTCGCACCCATTCAGGTCGCTGCAATCATGGCACTGCGAACCGATACCGATATTGTGACAGCAAATGCAGAGACCTATCGAGTCCGTCGCGATGTGCTAGTAGAGGGGCTGAATCGAATCGGCTGGCAGGTGCAAAAACCGCACGCAACAATGTTCGTATGGGCACCAATCCCTGAACCGTATCGTCACATGAGTTCGATGGACTTCGCAATGAAACTGCTTGATGAAGCAGAAGTTTGTGTTTCTCCCGGCGCAGGGTTCGGTCACAACGGAGAGGGATATATTCGGATTGCACTTGTCGAAAACGAAGACCGCATCCGCCAAGCTGTAAGACAGATACGGCGGGCGTTGTTCAAGTAG
- a CDS encoding DUF86 domain-containing protein: MVNIEQLAQIFSGTDGIIATYFFGSQVSGKTDVFSDYDFAVLLPKDWSKDKRWAMVGGLLDKAFAVVGQDNADVVDVTNQPLWFQQVVVQTGKVIYEADSVARREYERALSHKCLEAGLPEYLENGQMRKQDVQIHLDTVEENLGNLERLSRFSYDEFTAEFWYLGSAVHLLQTSIEALVDISRYVIHSLGLPSADAYRQVPTVLVDAGYIDETSAEIYDRMVRFRNLIVHHYYRVDPENIYNILTEHLSDLQNWRTALLKIIETDTNT, from the coding sequence ATGGTCAATATAGAGCAGCTAGCACAGATTTTCTCTGGGACCGATGGTATCATAGCGACCTACTTTTTCGGCTCACAGGTCAGCGGAAAGACCGATGTGTTCAGCGATTATGACTTTGCTGTGCTTTTACCAAAGGACTGGTCCAAAGATAAGCGGTGGGCTATGGTTGGGGGATTGCTCGATAAGGCGTTTGCGGTGGTGGGTCAGGACAACGCAGATGTCGTAGATGTGACAAATCAACCGCTCTGGTTTCAACAGGTAGTGGTGCAGACAGGAAAGGTGATTTACGAGGCGGACAGCGTCGCACGGAGGGAATATGAAAGGGCACTCAGCCACAAGTGTCTTGAAGCAGGGCTGCCTGAATATCTAGAGAATGGACAGATGAGAAAGCAGGATGTGCAAATTCACCTTGACACAGTTGAGGAAAACTTGGGTAATCTTGAGAGATTAAGCCGTTTTAGCTACGATGAATTCACAGCAGAGTTCTGGTATCTTGGATCGGCAGTTCACTTGCTTCAAACCTCCATTGAGGCATTGGTAGACATTTCCCGCTATGTAATCCATTCACTCGGATTGCCATCTGCCGATGCGTATCGGCAGGTCCCAACCGTGCTTGTTGACGCCGGATACATTGACGAAACGTCTGCGGAAATTTATGACAGAATGGTCAGGTTTCGGAATCTGATTGTCCACCACTATTATCGCGTCGATCCAGAAAATATCTACAACATCCTAACGGAACATCTATCGGACCTCCAAAATTGGCGTACCGCGTTATTAAAAATTATTGAGACTGATACAAACACTTAA
- a CDS encoding nucleotidyltransferase domain-containing protein, whose protein sequence is MINEEKLAQIFSGTDGIIATYFFGSQVSGKTDAFSDYDIAVLLPEDWSKDKRWTLIGELLDKAFTVVGQDNADVVDLTTQPLWFQQVVVHTGKVIYEADSVTRR, encoded by the coding sequence ATGATTAACGAAGAAAAACTGGCACAGATTTTTTCTGGAACCGATGGTATCATAGCGACCTACTTTTTCGGTTCGCAAGTCAGCGGAAAGACCGATGCCTTCAGTGATTATGACATTGCTGTGCTGCTACCGGAGGACTGGTCCAAAGATAAACGGTGGACTCTAATTGGGGAGTTGCTCGATAAGGCGTTTACAGTGGTGGGGCAGGATAACGCAGATGTGGTAGATCTGACGACTCAACCGCTCTGGTTTCAACAGGTGGTGGTGCACACAGGGAAGGTGATTTACGAGGCGGACAGCGTCACACGGAGGGA
- a CDS encoding DUF86 domain-containing protein, translated as QINFDTIDDNLEKLNTLSGLSRDEFMADFIYLDATVRRLQTSIEALVDISRYVIRSLGLPSADSYRQVPTVLADAGYIDETSTAIYDKMVRFRNLVVHHYYRVDPEDIYNILTENLSDLQNWRTTLLEIIEADKNS; from the coding sequence CAAATTAACTTTGATACGATTGACGACAATTTGGAGAAACTTAACACCTTGAGCGGTCTGAGCCGCGATGAGTTTATGGCTGATTTTATATATCTGGATGCAACCGTGCGAAGACTTCAAACCTCCATTGAGGCATTGGTAGACATTTCCCGCTATGTAATCCGTTCACTCGGATTGCCATCTGCTGATTCCTATCGGCAGGTCCCAACCGTGCTTGCCGATGCCGGATACATTGACGAAACGTCCACAGCAATTTACGACAAAATGGTGAGATTTCGGAATCTGGTCGTCCACCACTATTATCGCGTCGATCCAGAAGACATCTACAACATCTTGACAGAGAATCTATCGGACCTCCAAAATTGGCGCACCACGTTACTAGAAATAATTGAAGCCGACAAAAACAGTTGA
- a CDS encoding prolipoprotein diacylglyceryl transferase: VHPTPLYETGMSVIAFGLLWSIRKQREGTPGWLLGGAFILAGIERFIAEFFRLNQPVLFGLTGAQLISILMVIIGACLLYWVTRRPVVTEETTVSIPPSSPKRKRRRRS, from the coding sequence CCGTCCATCCAACACCACTCTATGAAACAGGGATGTCGGTAATCGCTTTTGGATTGCTATGGTCTATTCGCAAACAGAGGGAAGGCACGCCGGGGTGGTTGTTGGGGGGAGCGTTTATCTTGGCGGGAATTGAGCGTTTCATCGCAGAATTTTTTCGACTAAATCAGCCTGTCCTGTTCGGGTTGACAGGGGCACAACTCATAAGTATCTTGATGGTCATCATTGGGGCTTGCCTTCTCTACTGGGTCACGCGTCGTCCCGTTGTAACGGAGGAAACGACTGTTTCAATACCACCTTCATCACCCAAGCGCAAAAGGCGGCGGCGGTCATAA
- a CDS encoding prolipoprotein diacylglyceryl transferase gives MYPTLIDFGPIAIHSFGLMMALGFLAVFLISQRDLARKGLDPRPTSSIIFAAAVGGIIGAKLYSALQDGRIEIAELVSNSGIVWYGGLIGALAAVLFVIHRSPNPILPTIDTIGMA, from the coding sequence ATGTATCCAACGCTCATTGATTTTGGTCCCATAGCGATTCACAGTTTCGGTCTTATGATGGCGTTAGGCTTTCTTGCTGTTTTTTTGATTTCGCAGCGTGATTTAGCAAGAAAAGGATTGGACCCGCGTCCGACATCATCGATAATCTTTGCAGCTGCAGTCGGCGGAATTATTGGTGCCAAACTGTACTCAGCACTGCAAGATGGCAGAATCGAAATAGCTGAACTGGTTTCAAATAGTGGAATAGTTTGGTATGGCGGCCTTATCGGCGCGCTTGCTGCCGTTCTGTTTGTTATCCATCGGTCCCCCAATCCGATTCTACCGACAATTGATACGATTGGTATGGCA
- the chrA gene encoding chromate efflux transporter — translation MMDRIGQLLGLFLKLGVTAFGGPAAHIAMMEDEVVTRRGWMTRERFLDLIGATNLIPGPNSTEMAIHIGFVRAGIVGLVVAGVSFILPAALLTLGCAWVYDRFQTVPQAEALLYGIKPAVIAVILSAVWRLGKTAAKGPFLIGIGFLVMVLVLFGINEIIALLGGGIVGVLWQLGSRLGKGEMLLGFVWLPSSNLALSVTAAPSSSVTLSSLGLFFLKIGCVLFGSGYVLIAFLQGGLVEQYQWLTQQQLLDAVAIGQFTPGPVLTTATFIGYVLAGPLGALVATLGIFGPSFLFVLATNPLIPRLRQSAVAGAFLDAVNASAIGLMAAVTVELARHTLIDWEAKQIDWGAGLIALVSAVVLFRYKVNSAWLVLGGAAIGWLLKTVT, via the coding sequence ATGATGGACAGGATTGGGCAACTTTTAGGGTTATTTCTCAAGTTAGGTGTTACCGCTTTTGGCGGACCTGCGGCACATATCGCAATGATGGAGGATGAGGTCGTCACACGCCGTGGTTGGATGACGCGCGAGCGGTTCCTTGATCTCATCGGTGCGACGAATCTGATTCCTGGTCCCAACTCCACCGAAATGGCAATCCACATCGGTTTTGTACGTGCAGGGATTGTGGGACTAGTGGTCGCAGGTGTCAGCTTTATTCTACCCGCAGCATTGCTCACATTGGGCTGTGCGTGGGTTTATGACCGGTTTCAGACGGTACCACAGGCGGAGGCACTGTTATATGGTATCAAGCCGGCGGTCATCGCCGTGATTCTCAGTGCGGTATGGCGATTGGGCAAAACAGCAGCGAAGGGACCTTTTTTGATCGGTATCGGATTCCTGGTGATGGTGCTTGTCCTGTTTGGAATCAATGAAATTATAGCGTTACTTGGCGGTGGGATTGTAGGGGTCTTGTGGCAACTCGGAAGTCGGTTGGGGAAAGGGGAAATGCTGCTCGGTTTTGTATGGCTTCCCTCCAGTAATTTGGCGCTCTCGGTCACGGCTGCCCCTTCGTCGTCAGTTACCCTTTCTTCTCTTGGGCTTTTCTTCCTTAAAATCGGCTGTGTCCTGTTCGGTAGTGGTTACGTCCTCATTGCCTTCCTGCAAGGTGGTCTAGTTGAACAGTATCAATGGTTGACGCAGCAACAACTTCTCGATGCCGTCGCGATTGGGCAGTTCACGCCGGGGCCCGTCCTCACGACAGCCACATTCATCGGCTACGTCTTAGCAGGACCTCTTGGAGCGCTTGTGGCGACCCTTGGCATCTTTGGACCATCATTTCTATTTGTATTAGCGACCAACCCGCTCATTCCTCGCTTGCGCCAGTCAGCAGTTGCCGGTGCGTTTCTGGATGCGGTCAACGCAAGCGCGATTGGGTTGATGGCAGCGGTCACAGTTGAGTTAGCACGTCACACACTAATTGATTGGGAAGCCAAGCAGATCGATTGGGGAGCCGGGCTAATTGCTTTGGTATCGGCTGTGGTGCTGTTCCGCTATAAAGTCAATTCGGCGTGGCTGGTGCTAGGTGGTGCAGCGATAGGCTGGCTATTAAAAACAGTTACGTGA
- a CDS encoding Gfo/Idh/MocA family oxidoreductase yields MAFRVGVIGCGRMANTIEDEQIEKRKQRPYRGGLALPYSHAAGYAAIDETEIVAACDIHEGRLANFVERWDVPAAYADYREMIEKENLDIVSVTTRPEQHAEEMVFAAEHGVKGVYAEKPLCMSLVETDAIQEAFERNGVHLEYGPIYRHWAAYEQARTIAESGELGEVRSVLGFEGKALEGHFIDLLLYMLGDPEPVSIQGIISQLNPAEGDTSGMKFVQDTSILFALIKFDNGTTAHVAGTGVGREIELVCTNGVIRVVNDGEAVQMRRRDATSDAWDTVPVKQIPPRSGTVYLIRDLIHSIKTGEPGKSNLRVTLLSQDIGFGIYESHLRGGVPVSPPIPNRERWVFSW; encoded by the coding sequence ATGGCATTTAGAGTCGGCGTTATTGGGTGTGGCCGCATGGCAAACACCATCGAAGACGAACAGATAGAAAAAAGAAAACAACGCCCTTATCGTGGTGGTTTGGCACTTCCCTACTCTCACGCGGCGGGCTACGCGGCTATAGATGAGACGGAAATCGTCGCTGCGTGTGACATCCATGAGGGACGACTAGCGAACTTTGTGGAACGATGGGATGTTCCTGCTGCTTACGCTGACTACCGTGAGATGATTGAGAAAGAAAACCTCGATATCGTCAGTGTCACCACGCGCCCCGAACAACATGCGGAGGAGATGGTGTTCGCCGCAGAACATGGCGTTAAGGGTGTTTATGCGGAGAAGCCGCTCTGTATGTCACTCGTGGAAACGGATGCTATCCAAGAGGCATTTGAGCGCAATGGAGTTCATTTGGAGTACGGACCTATCTATCGCCACTGGGCGGCGTACGAACAAGCGCGGACCATCGCCGAAAGCGGAGAATTGGGAGAAGTTCGATCGGTGCTAGGTTTTGAAGGTAAGGCACTTGAAGGTCACTTTATTGATCTGCTGCTGTATATGCTCGGTGACCCGGAGCCGGTGTCAATTCAGGGCATCATCTCACAACTCAACCCAGCAGAGGGGGACACCTCCGGCATGAAATTTGTCCAAGATACGTCAATCCTGTTCGCACTCATCAAGTTTGATAACGGGACAACCGCACATGTGGCAGGCACCGGCGTTGGCAGGGAGATCGAATTGGTCTGCACTAACGGCGTTATCCGTGTCGTGAACGATGGTGAGGCGGTGCAGATGCGACGTCGAGATGCGACATCAGATGCGTGGGATACGGTCCCGGTCAAGCAGATACCGCCGCGGAGCGGCACTGTGTATCTCATCCGTGACCTCATCCACTCAATTAAAACCGGAGAACCCGGCAAGAGCAACCTCCGGGTGACGCTGCTTAGTCAAGACATTGGATTCGGTATTTACGAGTCCCATCTACGCGGTGGAGTGCCCGTCAGTCCGCCTATCCCGAATCGGGAGCGGTGGGTCTTCAGTTGGTGA
- a CDS encoding metallophosphoesterase, protein MSPKVVRRKSLHRSLFNMGISGITLTNSGSLIEPQWVEITQHEISIANLPPAFEGFSIVQLTDLHHSSIVTLDYLQACFQQVVDLQPDLVVMTGDYITYQEKYAEPVAQAIGETIIEAGIPTYAVLGNHDHWNSDWNDDWNDDSDADVFPLRNRWKGDGVEVINALTAEGIKVLMNEAALLRRGSDRLWLVGCDDLLAGDFNLERALEALPSVDEPRFLLMHNPQPIESIAHHGFDLVLSGHTHGGQISLPFVPPKVGSKYLAGLFYVGASRLYVCRGLGVTGVPIRFMTTPEIACFRLVRASGVRSTTANFPTQRNSRSAYYKRLERYTRLETASSKGWSVGVFSSNRSPL, encoded by the coding sequence ATGTCACCTAAAGTAGTACGACGTAAATCCCTGCATCGGTCGCTGTTTAACATGGGGATTAGCGGAATTACATTGACCAATTCTGGAAGTTTAATTGAGCCACAATGGGTTGAAATTACACAACACGAAATTTCGATTGCGAATCTTCCACCCGCTTTTGAAGGATTTTCGATTGTTCAACTCACCGACCTGCATCACAGTTCGATTGTCACGCTGGATTATCTTCAAGCCTGCTTTCAGCAAGTGGTGGATTTACAGCCGGATCTGGTCGTAATGACCGGGGATTATATCACTTATCAAGAGAAATATGCGGAGCCAGTGGCACAGGCTATCGGTGAAACTATCATTGAGGCGGGGATTCCCACCTATGCTGTCCTCGGTAACCACGACCATTGGAACAGCGACTGGAACGATGACTGGAACGACGATTCAGATGCCGATGTGTTTCCCTTGCGAAATCGTTGGAAGGGCGATGGCGTTGAAGTAATCAACGCGTTGACAGCGGAGGGGATCAAAGTATTGATGAACGAAGCCGCCCTGTTACGGCGCGGTAGTGACCGCCTATGGCTCGTTGGCTGCGACGACCTGCTTGCTGGAGATTTCAATTTAGAGCGTGCGTTAGAGGCTCTGCCTTCGGTTGATGAACCACGTTTTCTTTTAATGCACAACCCACAACCGATCGAATCGATTGCCCATCACGGATTTGATCTGGTTCTGTCGGGACACACGCACGGTGGACAAATCTCCTTACCGTTTGTTCCCCCCAAGGTAGGGAGTAAATATCTTGCTGGCCTTTTCTATGTAGGTGCGTCACGGCTTTACGTTTGTCGCGGACTCGGGGTCACAGGCGTTCCGATCCGATTTATGACAACCCCAGAAATTGCGTGTTTCCGTCTTGTTCGTGCTTCCGGGGTACGGTCAACAACCGCCAATTTCCCAACTCAACGCAACTCCCGATCCGCATATTACAAAAGGCTCGAAAGATATACACGACTCGAAACCGCATCTTCCAAAGGCTGGTCTGTTGGGGTGTTTTCGAGCAATAGGTCACCCTTATAA